From Haloarcula sp. CBA1127, a single genomic window includes:
- the hisE gene encoding phosphoribosyl-ATP diphosphatase, with protein sequence MNDDTGDVIDELFAVIEDRKANLPEDSYTASLFTHEKGENAVLEKLGEETTELILAAKDDDTEELAHESADIVYHLLVLLSMKDMDVDDLRVELAKRR encoded by the coding sequence ATGAACGACGACACCGGCGACGTTATCGACGAACTGTTCGCTGTCATCGAGGACCGCAAGGCGAACCTGCCCGAGGACTCCTATACTGCGTCGCTGTTCACCCACGAGAAGGGCGAAAACGCCGTACTGGAGAAGCTCGGCGAAGAGACCACGGAACTGATTCTGGCGGCGAAAGACGACGATACCGAGGAACTGGCCCACGAGTCAGCCGACATCGTCTATCATCTGCTCGTCCTGTTGTCAATGAAGGATATGGATGTCGACGATTTGCGGGTGGAACTGGCGAAGCGACGGTAA
- the pdxT gene encoding pyridoxal 5'-phosphate synthase glutaminase subunit PdxT: protein MTLRAGVLAVQGDVSEHGDAIERAAAAHDRTAEVVEIREAGLVPDCDVLLLPGGESTTISRLIHREGIAAEIQAHIEAGKPVLATCAGLIVSATDAQDDRVDTLNVIDVSVERNAFGRQKDSFEAPLDVTGLDDPFPAVFIRAPVIDYVGEDVEVLATWDDRPVAVRDGPVVGTSFHPELTEDPRIHDLAFFDSVES from the coding sequence ATGACGCTACGCGCGGGTGTACTCGCGGTTCAGGGCGATGTCTCTGAACACGGGGACGCAATCGAGCGGGCAGCAGCAGCCCACGACCGGACCGCTGAGGTCGTCGAGATACGCGAGGCAGGACTGGTCCCGGACTGCGATGTCCTGTTGCTACCGGGCGGCGAATCCACCACGATTTCGCGGCTCATTCACCGGGAGGGCATCGCAGCGGAAATCCAGGCCCACATCGAGGCGGGCAAGCCGGTGCTGGCGACGTGTGCCGGGCTCATCGTCAGCGCGACCGACGCACAGGACGACCGCGTCGACACGCTGAACGTCATCGACGTCTCCGTCGAACGCAACGCCTTCGGTCGACAGAAAGACAGCTTCGAGGCCCCGCTTGACGTGACCGGGCTCGACGACCCGTTCCCGGCGGTGTTCATCCGCGCACCGGTCATCGACTACGTGGGTGAGGACGTCGAAGTGCTGGCGACGTGGGACGACCGCCCGGTCGCGGTCCGTGACGGACCGGTCGTCGGCACGTCATTCCACCCCGAACTGACCGAGGACCCGCGCATCCACGACCTGGCCTTTTTCGACTCCGTGGAGTCGTAG
- a CDS encoding PrsW family intramembrane metalloprotease, with the protein MGKRRQDPVEANADGSADLYEISTWEPRSTLDRFAHWLYHIGIRTLRYLVILAAILILLLQLAFGSLGALSDQPLFAGMAILSAVPALGLAAYIYYADVTTPEPLTLLVGTFLLGVLFAGFAGILNGRLGDPVQAIGSGFGLVPFLGQVFFFFLIVGPVEETVKQLAVRLYAFRDDRFDTVVDGAVYGAAAGLGFATIENALYITQNAEMATGTVELLAASSDITAVRALAGPGHVIYSAFAGYYLGLAKFNPDDAGPIVLKGLLIASLIHAVYNTLAGPVTAIAATIYNVDFLVAFFGFVIVYDSIFGLLLLRKVRAYRQAYTRAHEDPDETDIRPEQTEFDP; encoded by the coding sequence ATGGGAAAGCGACGGCAGGACCCGGTCGAGGCAAACGCTGACGGGTCTGCTGATCTCTACGAGATATCGACTTGGGAGCCCCGGTCGACACTGGACCGGTTCGCCCACTGGCTCTACCACATCGGAATACGGACCCTGCGGTATCTGGTCATCCTTGCGGCCATTCTGATCCTCCTCCTGCAGCTCGCGTTCGGGAGCCTCGGCGCACTCAGCGACCAGCCACTGTTTGCCGGGATGGCGATTCTCTCCGCCGTGCCGGCGCTCGGACTCGCGGCCTACATCTACTATGCTGACGTGACTACGCCGGAGCCGCTGACACTGCTCGTGGGGACGTTCCTGCTGGGCGTGCTGTTTGCCGGCTTTGCCGGTATTCTCAATGGCCGCTTGGGCGATCCGGTGCAGGCAATCGGCTCCGGGTTCGGCCTGGTGCCGTTTCTCGGACAGGTGTTCTTCTTCTTCCTTATTGTCGGTCCCGTCGAAGAGACAGTGAAGCAACTCGCGGTGCGTCTGTACGCCTTCCGCGATGACCGCTTCGATACCGTTGTCGACGGCGCGGTGTACGGTGCTGCCGCCGGTCTTGGCTTTGCGACCATTGAAAACGCGTTGTATATCACCCAAAACGCCGAGATGGCTACCGGGACAGTTGAGTTACTCGCCGCCAGCAGCGACATCACTGCGGTCAGAGCGCTTGCGGGCCCGGGCCACGTCATCTACTCGGCCTTCGCCGGTTACTACCTCGGCCTGGCCAAGTTCAATCCGGACGATGCCGGCCCGATCGTCCTGAAAGGGCTGCTCATCGCTTCGCTCATCCACGCCGTCTACAACACGCTGGCCGGCCCAGTTACGGCCATTGCGGCCACGATATACAACGTCGACTTCCTCGTCGCGTTCTTCGGCTTCGTCATCGTGTACGACTCGATCTTCGGCCTCCTGTTGTTGAGGAAGGTTCGCGCTTATCGGCAGGCGTACACCCGCGCTCACGAAGACCCGGACGAGACCGATATTCGCCCGGAACAGACCGAGTTCGACCCTTAA
- a CDS encoding riboflavin synthase — MFTGIVETTGEVQAVIDDEGGRRMRIGAPFEGLDHGQSISVSGVCLTVEKAADGEWFEVFLAQETLARTFFDDLDGGDRVNLERAMPADGRFDGHIVQGHVDTTAEIVGIGQEGEDWTFTFSLPEAHRDYLVQKGSITVDGISLTVADRRSEAFDVAIIPTTYAETTLSEKSVGDPVHLEVDVVAKYVEQLA, encoded by the coding sequence ATGTTCACCGGAATCGTCGAGACGACCGGCGAGGTGCAGGCGGTTATTGACGACGAGGGCGGGCGCCGGATGCGAATCGGCGCGCCGTTCGAGGGACTCGACCACGGCCAGTCGATCAGCGTCAGCGGCGTCTGTCTCACCGTCGAGAAGGCAGCCGACGGCGAGTGGTTCGAGGTGTTTCTCGCTCAGGAAACCCTCGCCCGGACATTCTTCGATGACCTCGATGGTGGGGACCGGGTGAACCTTGAGCGGGCGATGCCCGCCGACGGCCGGTTCGACGGCCACATCGTACAGGGCCACGTCGATACGACGGCCGAAATCGTCGGTATCGGGCAGGAAGGCGAGGACTGGACGTTCACGTTCTCCCTGCCTGAGGCCCACCGGGACTATCTGGTCCAGAAAGGGTCGATAACGGTCGACGGCATCAGTCTCACTGTCGCCGACCGTCGCTCTGAGGCGTTCGACGTGGCGATCATCCCGACGACGTACGCCGAGACGACGCTGTCGGAGAAGTCGGTCGGTGATCCGGTACATCTGGAGGTCGACGTGGTCGCAAAGTACGTCGAACAGCTTGCTTAA
- a CDS encoding phosphoglycerate kinase, which yields MTFQTLDDLDDGQRVLVRLDLNSPVEDGVVQDNRRFDRHAETINELIDRGFEVAVLAHQGRPGRDDFVSLEQHADILAEHIDHDVDFVDETYGPQAIHDIADLDGGDVLVLENTRMCDDELPEEDPEVKSQTEFVQTLKGEFDAYINDAYSAAHRSHASLVGFPLVMDAYAGRVMETEYEANTAIAEKEFDGQVTMVVGGTKATDVIDVMTHLDEKVDDFLLGGIAGELFLRAAGYPVGYDIDDANLYDEQWEANSEKIETMLEDHRDQITLAVDLAYEDDGDRAEQAVDDIEEKSVSYLDVGSETVMEYSPIIRDSEAVFVKGALGMFEDERFSVGTAGVLEAIADTDCFSVVGGGDTSRAIEMYGMEEDEFGHVSIAGGAYIRALTGADLVGVEVLQD from the coding sequence ATGACTTTCCAGACGCTCGACGACCTCGACGACGGACAGCGCGTTCTCGTTCGACTTGATCTCAATTCACCGGTAGAGGACGGCGTGGTACAGGACAACCGGCGGTTCGACCGCCACGCTGAGACGATCAACGAACTGATCGACCGCGGGTTCGAGGTCGCGGTGCTGGCCCACCAGGGTCGCCCGGGTCGTGACGATTTCGTCTCACTCGAGCAACACGCCGACATCCTCGCGGAACACATCGACCACGACGTGGACTTCGTCGACGAGACCTACGGGCCACAGGCGATTCACGACATCGCCGATCTCGACGGCGGCGACGTGCTCGTTCTGGAGAACACGCGGATGTGCGACGACGAACTGCCCGAGGAAGACCCGGAAGTCAAGTCACAGACGGAGTTCGTCCAGACGCTCAAAGGCGAGTTCGATGCCTACATCAACGACGCCTACTCCGCGGCCCACCGCTCGCACGCCTCGCTGGTGGGCTTCCCGCTGGTGATGGACGCCTACGCGGGCCGCGTGATGGAAACCGAGTACGAGGCCAACACCGCCATTGCCGAGAAGGAGTTCGACGGGCAGGTGACGATGGTCGTCGGCGGAACGAAGGCAACAGATGTCATTGACGTGATGACCCATCTCGACGAGAAAGTCGACGACTTCCTGCTTGGCGGTATCGCCGGGGAGCTGTTCCTGCGGGCCGCTGGCTACCCGGTCGGCTACGACATCGACGACGCGAACCTCTACGACGAGCAATGGGAGGCAAACAGCGAGAAGATTGAGACGATGCTCGAAGACCACCGCGACCAGATCACGCTCGCGGTCGACCTAGCCTACGAAGACGACGGTGACCGCGCTGAGCAGGCCGTCGACGACATCGAGGAGAAGAGCGTTTCCTACCTCGACGTTGGGAGCGAGACGGTCATGGAGTACTCGCCTATCATTCGCGACTCCGAGGCCGTCTTCGTGAAGGGCGCACTGGGGATGTTTGAGGACGAGCGGTTCTCGGTCGGCACTGCTGGCGTGCTCGAAGCCATCGCCGACACCGACTGCTTCTCCGTTGTCGGCGGCGGCGACACCTCACGAGCTATCGAGATGTACGGAATGGAAGAGGACGAGTTCGGCCACGTCTCTATCGCGGGCGGGGCCTACATCCGGGCGCTGACCGGGGCAGATCTGGTCGGCGTCGAAGTGCTGCAGGATTAA
- the gap gene encoding type I glyceraldehyde-3-phosphate dehydrogenase: MSEPVRVGLNGFGRIGRNVFRASLENDNVEVVGINDVMDDSEIDYFAQYDTVMGELEGASVDDGVLTVEGTDFEAGIFHETDPTQLPWEDLDVDVAFEATGIFRTKEDASQHLDAGADKVLISAPPKGDEPVKQLVYGVNHDEYEGEDVVSNASCTTNSITPVAKVLDEEFGINAGQLTTVHAYTGSQNLMDGPNGKPRRRRAAAENIIPTSTGAAQAATEVLPELEGKLDGMAIRVPVPNGSITEFVVDLDDDVTESDVNAAFEEAAAGELEGVLGVTSEDVVSSDILGDPYSTQVDLQSTNVVSGMTKILTWYDNEYGFSNRMLDVAEYITE, translated from the coding sequence ATGAGTGAGCCAGTCCGTGTCGGCCTCAACGGCTTCGGCCGTATCGGCCGCAACGTATTCCGCGCATCGTTAGAGAACGACAACGTCGAAGTCGTCGGTATCAACGACGTGATGGACGATTCGGAGATTGACTACTTCGCCCAGTACGACACCGTCATGGGCGAACTCGAAGGAGCCAGCGTCGACGACGGCGTCCTCACAGTCGAAGGGACCGACTTCGAGGCGGGCATCTTCCACGAAACCGACCCCACACAGCTCCCGTGGGAAGACCTCGATGTGGATGTCGCCTTCGAGGCGACCGGCATCTTCCGCACCAAGGAAGACGCGAGCCAGCATCTCGACGCCGGGGCTGACAAGGTCCTCATCTCCGCCCCGCCAAAGGGCGACGAACCGGTCAAACAGCTCGTCTACGGCGTCAACCACGACGAATACGAGGGCGAAGATGTCGTCTCGAACGCCTCCTGTACGACCAACTCCATCACCCCGGTCGCGAAGGTCCTCGACGAGGAATTCGGCATCAACGCCGGCCAGCTAACGACGGTCCACGCCTACACCGGCTCGCAGAACCTGATGGACGGCCCGAACGGCAAGCCCCGCCGTCGTCGCGCAGCCGCCGAAAACATCATCCCGACCTCGACCGGTGCCGCGCAGGCGGCCACTGAGGTCCTGCCCGAGCTTGAGGGCAAGCTCGACGGGATGGCCATCCGCGTCCCGGTGCCGAACGGCTCTATCACCGAGTTCGTCGTCGACCTCGACGACGACGTGACGGAGAGTGACGTCAACGCCGCTTTCGAGGAGGCCGCCGCCGGCGAACTCGAAGGCGTGCTGGGCGTCACGAGCGAGGATGTCGTCTCCTCCGACATCCTCGGAGACCCGTACTCCACGCAGGTCGACCTGCAGTCGACGAACGTCGTCTCCGGGATGACGAAGATTCTCACCTGGTACGACAACGAGTACGGCTTCTCGAACCGGATGCTTGACGTGGCCGAGTACATCACGGAGTAA
- a CDS encoding Hsp20/alpha crystallin family protein — protein sequence MRRDDSDDPFDEFFREIERMMDEMMGAEGDVHIDRDTGGGGADLHVDVHETDEEIRVVADVPGVDKDAIDLKCDGTVLTINAESPEREYHERLTLPTRVDEHSAAATYNNGILEVTFDPEEDSADIEL from the coding sequence ATGAGACGCGATGACAGTGACGACCCGTTCGACGAGTTCTTCCGGGAAATAGAGCGGATGATGGACGAGATGATGGGGGCCGAAGGCGACGTCCACATCGACCGGGACACCGGTGGCGGTGGGGCCGACCTCCACGTCGACGTTCACGAAACCGACGAGGAGATCCGGGTCGTCGCCGACGTTCCGGGCGTCGACAAGGACGCAATCGACCTCAAGTGCGACGGCACTGTCCTCACGATCAACGCCGAAAGTCCGGAGCGCGAGTACCACGAACGACTGACCCTACCGACCCGCGTCGACGAACACTCCGCCGCCGCGACGTACAACAACGGCATCCTCGAAGTCACCTTTGACCCCGAAGAGGACTCCGCGGACATCGAACTGTAG
- a CDS encoding RimK family alpha-L-glutamate ligase, protein MHRLAVATNAETFERMQAPLAARDIEVGHVETAERTLPLDESPFDEYDVGFVYPSRIMEGAVADAMLDVPWVNDREAILRSRNKADVLARLGRADVPVPETVVVSNPASEAELTAAFEQFDPPVVIKPNSTTRGVGVAKAHDLDSFLGIVDYLDLVHDYRAVGDQSFLVQEYIADAADYRVMIVDGEYVGAVERRLPEASREQGRWKHNVHRGAEAEGQALPAALRELAEDAADELAIPYLGVDLLVTEDRAVVNETNARPTIDSATKYEDGFWDDLAALIRQTAEQ, encoded by the coding sequence ATGCACAGGCTGGCCGTCGCCACGAACGCCGAGACTTTCGAGCGGATGCAGGCCCCGCTGGCGGCCCGGGATATCGAGGTGGGCCACGTCGAAACGGCCGAGCGAACGCTGCCGCTTGACGAGAGCCCCTTCGACGAATACGACGTAGGCTTCGTCTATCCCTCCCGAATCATGGAGGGAGCGGTCGCCGACGCCATGCTGGACGTGCCGTGGGTCAACGACCGCGAGGCCATCCTCCGCTCGCGGAACAAGGCCGACGTACTGGCGCGCCTCGGCCGTGCAGACGTGCCCGTTCCCGAAACGGTCGTCGTGTCGAACCCGGCGAGTGAAGCCGAGCTGACCGCGGCGTTCGAACAGTTCGACCCACCCGTGGTCATAAAGCCGAATTCGACGACCCGCGGCGTCGGCGTCGCAAAGGCCCACGACCTGGATTCGTTTCTCGGCATCGTCGACTACCTCGATCTGGTCCACGACTACCGCGCGGTCGGCGACCAGTCGTTTCTCGTGCAGGAGTACATCGCTGACGCCGCCGATTACCGGGTAATGATCGTCGACGGCGAGTACGTCGGCGCGGTCGAACGTCGACTCCCCGAGGCGAGCCGCGAGCAGGGCCGGTGGAAACACAACGTCCACCGCGGGGCCGAGGCTGAAGGGCAGGCACTACCAGCAGCGCTGCGGGAACTGGCAGAAGACGCGGCCGACGAACTGGCGATTCCGTACCTCGGTGTCGACCTGCTGGTGACCGAGGACCGTGCAGTGGTCAACGAGACGAACGCCCGGCCGACGATCGACTCGGCAACGAAGTACGAGGACGGCTTCTGGGACGACCTGGCGGCGTTGATACGGCAAACAGCGGAGCAGTAA
- a CDS encoding universal stress protein produces MYDDILFPTDGSDGADEALAHALELAATHDATIHVLSVVDSTYLGSAAAEATTIESLQQQTEQVIDETVDDIAAHGAAVVAEHRMGDPYEEIIDYAETAGVDMIVMGTHGRSGLDRFLLGSVTEKVVRTADAPVLTVRLSGDT; encoded by the coding sequence GTGTACGACGATATCCTCTTTCCGACGGATGGGAGTGACGGTGCAGACGAGGCGCTCGCACACGCGCTCGAACTGGCAGCGACGCACGACGCGACGATTCATGTGCTCTCTGTCGTCGATTCGACGTATCTCGGGAGCGCCGCGGCAGAAGCAACGACCATCGAATCGCTGCAGCAACAGACCGAGCAGGTCATCGACGAGACTGTCGACGATATCGCCGCCCACGGCGCGGCCGTTGTTGCCGAGCACCGAATGGGCGACCCATACGAGGAGATTATCGACTACGCTGAGACTGCCGGTGTCGATATGATCGTCATGGGAACCCACGGCCGGAGCGGTCTGGACCGGTTTCTGCTGGGGAGCGTTACCGAGAAAGTTGTTCGGACGGCGGACGCGCCGGTGTTGACGGTCCGACTGTCCGGCGATACGTAG
- a CDS encoding 50S ribosomal protein L16 — MSDKPASMYRDIDKPAYTRREYITGIPGSKIAQHKMGRKQKDADDYPVQISLIVEETVQLRHGSLEASRLSANRHLIKEIGEEGDYKMTLRKFPHQVLRENKQATGAGADRVSDGMRAAFGKIVGTAARVQAGEQLFTAYCNVEDAEHVKEAFRRAYNKITPSCRIKVERGEEKLIA; from the coding sequence ATGTCGGACAAACCCGCCTCAATGTACCGGGACATCGACAAGCCCGCGTACACCCGACGCGAATACATCACAGGCATTCCTGGGTCGAAGATCGCACAGCACAAGATGGGCCGTAAGCAGAAGGACGCCGACGATTACCCCGTCCAGATCAGCCTCATCGTCGAGGAGACCGTCCAGCTCCGTCACGGCTCGCTGGAGGCCTCCCGCCTGTCGGCCAACCGCCACCTGATCAAGGAGATCGGCGAAGAGGGTGACTACAAGATGACGCTACGGAAGTTCCCCCACCAGGTCCTGCGCGAGAACAAGCAGGCGACCGGTGCCGGAGCCGACCGTGTCTCCGACGGGATGCGTGCCGCCTTCGGGAAGATCGTTGGCACCGCCGCCCGCGTTCAGGCCGGCGAACAGCTGTTCACCGCCTACTGTAACGTCGAAGACGCAGAGCACGTCAAGGAAGCGTTCCGCCGTGCCTACAACAAGATCACGCCCTCTTGCCGCATCAAGGTCGAACGCGGCGAAGAGAAGCTGATCGCGTAA
- a CDS encoding glutathione S-transferase family protein produces MNMLVDGEWRTDAYETTNEDGAFDRQDTTFRDRVEDSPDARFQPEAGRYHLYACRACPWAHRILVARKLLGLEDAITVDYVDPFRGEGGWQFTPGKAGCTSDTVNGSEYLREVYVAADPDATCRVTVPVLWDKQEETIVNNESEEILRMLDTEFDDVADNDVDLYPEGYQDEVDRIIDDIYEPINNGVYRCGFANSQSAYDEAVEELFDALDHWDAVLKDQRFLAGDRLTEADICLFTTLVRFDEVYHTHFMCNHKLIREYDNLWPYLRDLYQLPGVAETVNMDHITEHYYTTHPDVSPKRIVPMGPDPDFEAAHDRDELPGDLPETLFPTA; encoded by the coding sequence ATGAATATGCTCGTCGACGGCGAGTGGCGGACCGACGCGTACGAAACCACGAACGAGGACGGGGCGTTCGATCGGCAGGACACGACCTTCCGTGACCGGGTCGAGGACAGCCCCGACGCGCGGTTCCAGCCCGAAGCCGGCCGGTACCACCTGTACGCCTGCCGCGCCTGTCCGTGGGCCCACCGGATTCTGGTCGCCCGGAAGCTGCTGGGACTCGAAGACGCCATCACCGTTGACTACGTCGACCCGTTCCGCGGCGAGGGCGGCTGGCAGTTTACCCCTGGGAAGGCGGGCTGTACGTCGGATACAGTCAACGGATCGGAGTACCTCCGTGAGGTCTACGTCGCGGCCGACCCCGACGCGACCTGCCGCGTGACGGTTCCGGTGCTGTGGGACAAACAGGAGGAGACAATCGTCAACAACGAGTCAGAGGAGATCCTCCGGATGCTCGATACTGAGTTCGACGATGTGGCCGACAACGACGTCGACCTCTACCCCGAGGGGTATCAGGACGAGGTCGACCGCATCATCGACGACATCTACGAGCCCATCAACAACGGCGTCTACCGCTGTGGCTTCGCGAACAGCCAGTCGGCCTACGACGAGGCCGTCGAGGAGCTGTTCGACGCCCTGGACCACTGGGACGCCGTCCTCAAGGACCAGCGCTTCCTCGCCGGCGACCGCCTGACGGAGGCGGACATCTGTCTGTTCACGACGCTCGTTCGCTTCGACGAAGTGTACCACACCCACTTCATGTGCAACCACAAGCTCATTCGCGAGTACGACAACCTCTGGCCGTACCTCCGGGATCTCTACCAACTCCCCGGCGTCGCCGAGACGGTGAACATGGACCATATCACGGAGCACTACTACACCACTCATCCCGACGTGAGCCCGAAGCGTATCGTCCCGATGGGTCCCGATCCCGACTTCGAGGCTGCCCACGACCGCGATGAACTGCCGGGCGACCTTCCCGAGACGCTGTTCCCGACAGCGTAA
- a CDS encoding type IV pilin N-terminal domain-containing protein — MSPVIGVVFLVGVAAILAATVGVFALSFSEQQPTQAPQVAIVADYSERTTGNGEYLNLSFSSGETVYRDNLTVVVSGAKRTDGSAVTLDTDPIQAQASTRITSGTQITIHQGQFTGSGAPLDLSDATLRLVWNPVDDPESETYVIYRWPDPSQRN; from the coding sequence GTGAGCCCAGTTATCGGCGTCGTTTTCCTCGTCGGAGTTGCTGCAATTCTCGCCGCCACCGTCGGTGTGTTCGCGCTCAGCTTCAGCGAGCAGCAGCCGACACAGGCCCCACAGGTCGCTATCGTGGCCGACTACAGCGAGCGGACCACCGGCAACGGGGAGTATCTGAACCTCAGCTTCAGCAGCGGTGAAACCGTCTACCGGGACAATCTCACTGTTGTTGTCTCCGGTGCCAAGCGAACGGACGGCAGCGCCGTGACGCTCGACACCGATCCGATCCAGGCACAGGCTTCGACGCGGATCACGTCGGGGACACAGATCACGATACATCAGGGACAGTTCACTGGGAGCGGCGCACCACTGGACCTGAGTGACGCGACGCTTCGACTCGTCTGGAACCCCGTGGACGATCCGGAGTCGGAAACGTACGTCATCTATCGCTGGCCGGACCCGAGCCAGCGCAACTGA
- a CDS encoding TrmB family transcriptional regulator — protein MDDSTLRDRLGQLGLSEKEVDTYLSILGSGEATASEIADDTGVSKRYVYSISESLEDRGFVEVNDHVVPTTIRARPPEEVIDALTDRLEEMSGALDSRYSASAREPQQFDVIKSRVTVIKRLTEYIRNAEREIMLSVPQQYLPEISEELGAAVDRGVLVMLVVSSADDLRPDDVSGLASVVRSWNQPMPIMLTVDAQFGLVSPAEMVTRTNSDQRAIAFVQQQLVPVLSGSFLGNYWLMATEETVTDPAPLPATYHDFRHAVLQTTLHLRAGHNIHVSADVRAVQADDDTTTIEGTVVETKQGVAEPGTNSYPIEHTLVVDIGDRTVSLGGSGSFLEDYETDEVTLSLAE, from the coding sequence ATGGACGATTCGACTCTCAGGGACAGGCTGGGGCAACTGGGCCTGTCCGAGAAGGAAGTCGACACGTACCTGTCGATTCTCGGCAGCGGCGAGGCCACAGCCAGCGAAATCGCCGACGACACCGGCGTTTCCAAACGGTACGTCTACAGCATCAGCGAATCGCTCGAAGACCGCGGGTTCGTGGAGGTCAACGACCACGTCGTGCCCACGACGATCCGCGCCCGGCCGCCCGAGGAGGTCATCGACGCCCTGACCGACCGGCTCGAAGAGATGAGCGGGGCGCTCGATTCCCGATACTCGGCGAGTGCGCGGGAACCACAGCAGTTCGATGTCATCAAGTCGCGGGTGACAGTGATCAAGCGGCTCACGGAGTACATCAGAAACGCGGAGCGTGAAATCATGCTGTCAGTTCCCCAGCAGTACCTCCCGGAGATCTCGGAGGAACTGGGTGCGGCCGTCGACCGCGGCGTCCTCGTGATGCTGGTCGTCAGCAGCGCCGACGACCTGCGCCCGGACGACGTGAGTGGGCTGGCCTCCGTGGTCCGGTCCTGGAACCAGCCGATGCCGATAATGCTCACCGTCGATGCCCAGTTCGGCCTCGTCTCCCCGGCCGAGATGGTGACACGCACCAACTCCGACCAGCGTGCTATTGCCTTCGTCCAGCAACAGCTCGTCCCCGTGCTGTCGGGGTCGTTCCTCGGGAACTACTGGCTGATGGCCACCGAGGAGACCGTCACCGACCCGGCCCCGCTCCCCGCCACCTACCACGACTTCCGCCACGCCGTCCTCCAGACCACGCTCCACCTGCGCGCCGGCCACAACATCCACGTCTCCGCGGACGTACGGGCAGTACAGGCGGACGACGACACAACGACCATCGAGGGGACCGTTGTCGAGACGAAACAGGGCGTCGCCGAGCCGGGGACCAACTCCTACCCCATCGAACACACGCTGGTCGTTGACATCGGCGACCGGACTGTCTCGCTGGGCGGCTCCGGGTCGTTCCTCGAGGACTACGAAACCGACGAGGTCACGCTCTCGCTGGCCGAGTGA